The following coding sequences are from one Streptomyces angustmyceticus window:
- a CDS encoding M14 family metallopeptidase: MSRSCRPALGVLAVALTACLGATVPAPPARASGTPAPRTGFETSHGARWTSGTEEQAFLSAVDRASARVRVDRIGTTKQGRPLRLVRIGAPAPERPAAVRRGNSVLLVCSQHGDEPSGREACLTTVRDLASSKSPATRRFLERTSVLVVPTANPDGRAADTRGNADGVDVNRDHLALRTAEARAVAGVIRDYRPDTLYDLHEYGPTAPYYQKDLLSLWPRNLNTADGVHREALALSQDFVAPAVQRAGFSTGVYGIWTDPETGDPVKQVAGDGQERILRNTAGVKGSLGLLVETRVDALTAAEQADPALNNRRRVTSQLAALRGAFTFFDRHRPRIEAATAAARLAGLADRGPVHLGGADNEPAGDGQVLSDPPCAYRLDAARFAQVKDVLALHGVRWERDRGGAVVPLRQPLRALVPLLLDARAGYHLTVATPMNVCRRVVGGNG, translated from the coding sequence ATGTCCCGCTCCTGCCGCCCCGCCCTGGGAGTGCTGGCCGTCGCCCTGACGGCCTGCCTCGGCGCGACCGTGCCGGCCCCTCCCGCCCGCGCGAGCGGCACCCCCGCGCCCCGTACGGGGTTCGAGACCAGCCACGGTGCCCGCTGGACCAGCGGGACCGAGGAGCAGGCGTTCCTCTCCGCCGTCGACCGCGCCTCGGCCCGGGTACGCGTCGACCGGATCGGGACCACGAAGCAGGGCCGCCCGCTGCGGCTCGTCAGGATCGGCGCCCCGGCCCCCGAGCGCCCGGCGGCGGTCCGCCGCGGTAACTCCGTGCTGCTGGTCTGCTCCCAGCACGGCGACGAACCCTCCGGCCGTGAGGCGTGCCTGACCACCGTCCGCGACCTCGCCTCCAGCAAGTCCCCGGCCACCCGCCGCTTCCTGGAGCGCACCAGCGTGCTGGTCGTCCCGACCGCCAACCCCGACGGCCGGGCCGCGGACACCCGGGGCAACGCCGACGGCGTGGACGTCAACCGCGACCACCTCGCCCTGCGGACCGCGGAGGCCCGCGCGGTGGCCGGCGTCATCCGCGACTACCGCCCCGACACCCTCTACGATCTGCACGAGTACGGGCCGACCGCCCCGTACTACCAAAAGGACCTGCTGTCGCTGTGGCCCCGCAACCTCAACACCGCGGACGGGGTGCACCGCGAAGCCCTGGCGCTCTCCCAGGACTTCGTGGCTCCCGCCGTCCAGCGGGCCGGCTTCTCCACCGGCGTCTACGGCATCTGGACCGACCCGGAGACCGGTGACCCCGTCAAGCAGGTCGCGGGCGACGGCCAGGAACGGATCCTGCGCAACACCGCGGGGGTGAAGGGCTCGCTGGGGCTGCTCGTCGAGACCCGGGTCGATGCCCTCACCGCCGCCGAGCAGGCCGACCCCGCGCTCAACAACCGGCGCCGGGTGACCTCCCAGCTCGCCGCGCTGCGCGGCGCGTTCACCTTCTTCGACCGGCACCGCCCGCGCATCGAGGCGGCCACCGCCGCCGCCCGGCTCGCCGGCCTCGCCGACCGCGGCCCGGTCCACCTCGGCGGCGCGGACAACGAACCGGCCGGCGACGGGCAGGTCCTGTCCGACCCGCCCTGCGCCTACCGCCTGGACGCGGCCCGGTTCGCGCAGGTCAAGGACGTGCTGGCGCTGCACGGCGTGCGCTGGGAGCGGGACCGGGGCGGCGCCGTCGTGCCGCTGCGCCAGCCGCTGCGCGCGCTCGTCCCGCTCCTGCTGGACGCGCGGGCCGGTTATCACCTTACGGTCGCGACCCCCATGAACGTCTGTCGTCGTGTGGTAGGGGGTAACGGGTAA
- a CDS encoding BCCT family transporter, translating into MADLPEDPRRTGPPQTDRVVFGVTALLTLAFIAWGATSTESLKSASTAMLNWVIDNGGWAFVLSASGFVIFAIWLAVSKYGRITLGTEGEEPEFRTVSWIAMMFSAGMGIGLMFYGVSEPLGHFTAPPPGTDPKDAAQAMDTAMATTMFHWTLHPWAIYAVVGLAIAYSCFRRGRRQTISAVFTPLIGIRRANGWGGQVIDILAIFATLFGSAASLGLGALQIGSGIKVLGWMDSVSTSLLVIIITVLTIAFILSAVSGIAKGVQMLSNINMVLAVILAVFVFVVGPTILILNLVPTSLGSFIGELPQLAGRTEASSGADVGSWLRSWTVFYWAWWISWTPFVGMFIARISRGRTIRQFIGGVILVPGVVSLAWFAVFGGSAMKLQADKKLSGSSTPEGHLFDVLHQYPLATVMSILVMVLVGIFFVSGADAASIVMGTLSQKGTFEPTRLVVVFWGVVTGAVAAIMLLIGGGSGDALTGLQNLTILVAVPFMVVMIAMCWALMRDLRSDPLIVRGQKGEEAVEMAVIAGHEQYDGDFEIQIGPGGNGTAEDRADGGGAGTPSGERARDTTP; encoded by the coding sequence CTGGCCGATCTTCCCGAAGACCCGCGGCGGACCGGGCCCCCGCAGACCGACCGTGTGGTCTTCGGTGTGACCGCGCTGCTCACCCTCGCCTTCATCGCCTGGGGAGCGACCTCCACCGAATCCCTCAAGAGCGCCTCGACCGCCATGCTGAACTGGGTGATCGACAACGGGGGCTGGGCGTTCGTGCTCTCCGCCTCCGGTTTCGTGATCTTCGCGATCTGGCTGGCGGTCAGCAAGTACGGCCGGATCACGCTCGGTACGGAGGGCGAGGAGCCCGAATTCCGCACCGTGTCGTGGATCGCGATGATGTTCAGCGCGGGCATGGGCATCGGCCTGATGTTCTACGGTGTCAGCGAGCCGCTGGGGCACTTCACCGCGCCGCCGCCGGGCACCGATCCCAAGGACGCCGCCCAGGCGATGGACACGGCGATGGCGACCACGATGTTCCACTGGACGCTGCACCCGTGGGCCATCTACGCGGTGGTGGGTCTGGCGATCGCTTACAGCTGCTTCCGGCGGGGGAGGCGGCAGACGATAAGCGCGGTGTTCACGCCACTGATCGGGATCCGGCGGGCGAACGGCTGGGGCGGGCAGGTCATCGACATCCTGGCCATCTTCGCCACCCTCTTCGGCTCCGCGGCCTCGCTCGGGCTCGGGGCGCTGCAGATCGGCAGCGGCATCAAGGTGCTGGGCTGGATGGACAGCGTCAGCACCAGCCTGCTGGTGATCATCATCACCGTGCTGACCATCGCCTTCATCCTGTCCGCGGTCTCCGGCATCGCCAAGGGCGTCCAGATGCTGTCCAACATCAACATGGTGCTGGCGGTGATCCTGGCGGTCTTCGTGTTCGTGGTCGGCCCGACCATCCTCATCCTCAACCTGGTGCCGACCTCCCTCGGCTCGTTCATCGGCGAGCTGCCGCAGCTGGCGGGCCGTACGGAGGCCAGCAGCGGCGCCGACGTGGGCAGCTGGCTGCGCAGCTGGACGGTCTTCTACTGGGCGTGGTGGATCTCCTGGACGCCCTTCGTGGGCATGTTCATCGCCCGGATCAGCCGCGGCCGGACGATCCGGCAGTTCATCGGCGGCGTCATCCTCGTTCCGGGCGTGGTCAGCCTGGCGTGGTTCGCGGTCTTCGGCGGCTCGGCGATGAAGCTGCAGGCCGACAAGAAGCTGAGCGGGTCGAGCACCCCCGAGGGCCACCTCTTCGACGTGCTGCACCAGTACCCGCTCGCCACGGTCATGAGCATCCTGGTCATGGTCCTGGTCGGCATCTTCTTCGTGTCCGGCGCCGATGCCGCGTCCATCGTCATGGGCACCCTCTCGCAGAAGGGCACCTTCGAGCCGACCCGGCTCGTGGTGGTCTTCTGGGGCGTGGTGACCGGCGCGGTCGCCGCGATCATGCTGCTGATCGGCGGCGGCTCGGGCGACGCCCTGACCGGGCTGCAGAACCTGACGATCCTGGTCGCGGTTCCGTTCATGGTCGTGATGATCGCCATGTGCTGGGCGCTGATGCGCGATCTGCGCAGCGACCCGCTGATCGTGCGCGGCCAGAAGGGCGAGGAGGCCGTCGAGATGGCCGTGATCGCGGGCCATGAGCAGTACGACGGCGACTTCGAGATCCAGATCGGGCCGGGCGGCAACGGGACCGCCGAGGACCGCGCGGACGGCGGCGGCGCCGGGACCCCGAGCGGCGAAAGGGCCCGGGACACGACTCCTTGA
- a CDS encoding GNAT family N-acetyltransferase, with translation MQATTLLPRTADLFDQGLERQTGAALLRFGAARRRPAGRVSWSGHGAAAWLDDARGHLWCVGEPDPAAGLVLRAAQGLPGHVREFTGPRGTAAQVARHLPVADVVEWIFRWTLEEPAVHPAEERVITLDASHHGELLDFLNEHSPAHSTGPGSSDVTLWAGIRGADGQLVACGALSTLRDSGAPLMASVATDARERGQGLGAGLTSWLTRYAVRHHGFCTLWQLADNAPAERLYDRLGYRNEDPCVSARLAAG, from the coding sequence ATGCAGGCAACGACTCTTCTCCCCCGGACCGCGGACCTGTTCGACCAGGGCCTGGAGCGGCAAACCGGCGCCGCGCTGCTGCGCTTCGGCGCGGCGCGGCGGCGTCCGGCCGGCCGCGTCAGCTGGTCGGGCCACGGCGCTGCCGCCTGGCTCGACGACGCCCGCGGGCATCTGTGGTGCGTCGGCGAACCGGATCCCGCGGCCGGGCTGGTGCTGCGCGCCGCACAGGGCCTGCCCGGGCACGTACGGGAGTTCACCGGGCCGCGCGGCACCGCCGCGCAGGTCGCACGGCATCTGCCGGTGGCCGACGTGGTGGAGTGGATCTTCCGCTGGACGCTGGAGGAGCCGGCCGTCCACCCCGCGGAGGAGCGGGTGATCACCCTCGACGCCTCGCACCACGGCGAGCTGCTCGACTTCCTCAACGAGCACAGCCCCGCCCACTCCACCGGGCCGGGATCCAGCGACGTCACCCTGTGGGCCGGGATCCGCGGCGCGGACGGGCAGCTGGTGGCCTGCGGCGCGCTGAGCACCCTGCGCGACAGCGGCGCCCCGCTGATGGCGTCCGTCGCCACCGACGCCCGCGAGCGGGGTCAGGGCCTGGGCGCGGGCCTGACCTCGTGGCTGACCCGGTACGCCGTACGCCACCACGGCTTCTGCACGCTGTGGCAGCTCGCGGACAACGCCCCCGCCGAACGGCTCTACGACCGCCTCGGCTACCGCAACGAGGACCCCTGCGTGTCGGCGCGCCTGGCCGCCGGCTGA
- a CDS encoding FUSC family protein, with amino-acid sequence MLRAPRAVPAWLAHPFRWQRLPVPWAAVARGALCAGPLLAAGIATGQVAPGVLSALGSMLAGVNDRPGTRRTGIVHIGLPALATAFGMLIGASLQTAGAGWWTVPALFAVGFLSGAGSVAGPVRSNAGMQMLAAAILGAGMPLPGAPWEKALFVLAGCLWLLLLRLVVRSPRPAGGALSGERAAVATVFDALADALGAAGGTGAEPARRRLTAALDRADEALRLRRLTSRLLHRPARTEELLLTERFAAATALCEASVALLWEARPLSSRVADSPRRFADALRTGGSPGRLSAPEASTAARGAFDQALLDAAVVFARREPLPAPPRQPAPAPSGRPAWMTLPGSVLQGALVAVGGRTRRGRGLFGPAGRDYGLRVAVCIAASAAVALLLRPEHWYWLPATTTFLVKPDLGPLFSRTVNRFAGTVAGVLLFAAAGLVPAGAWWPAVVAGAGGALLPFATRHFALQTVAITLMVLSFVYASGAHEAAAERVVDTSIACAIVLVVGHLPRLADPRRRVGHRVTAALHGTEEYLRHVLESEPGTDPTRRLALRRAAYRALGEARAAAETTAAELLAARDRNPDWLTVVTAAERIVDAATACAVRLDHGAHRPSVAEAERLCQALSAMADALEDPRRPAGPPGPDLLPVPDCATLTDVAAEVERIRGHAGAP; translated from the coding sequence ATGCTCCGCGCGCCGCGCGCCGTACCCGCCTGGCTGGCCCACCCGTTCCGCTGGCAGCGGCTGCCCGTGCCCTGGGCGGCCGTCGCCCGTGGTGCGCTGTGCGCGGGACCGCTGCTGGCCGCGGGCATCGCCACCGGCCAGGTGGCGCCCGGCGTCCTGAGCGCGCTCGGCTCGATGCTGGCCGGGGTCAACGACCGCCCCGGCACCCGTCGTACCGGCATCGTCCACATCGGCCTGCCCGCCCTGGCCACGGCGTTCGGCATGCTGATCGGCGCCTCGCTGCAGACGGCCGGCGCGGGCTGGTGGACGGTGCCCGCGCTGTTCGCCGTCGGCTTCCTCTCCGGCGCGGGCAGCGTGGCCGGTCCGGTGCGCTCCAACGCCGGCATGCAGATGCTGGCCGCCGCCATCCTGGGGGCCGGGATGCCGCTTCCCGGGGCGCCCTGGGAGAAGGCCCTCTTCGTCCTCGCCGGCTGCCTGTGGCTGCTCCTGCTGCGGCTCGTGGTGCGCTCACCGCGCCCGGCGGGCGGGGCGCTCAGCGGCGAGCGGGCGGCGGTCGCCACGGTCTTCGACGCGCTCGCCGACGCCCTGGGCGCGGCCGGCGGGACCGGCGCCGAGCCCGCCCGGCGCCGGCTCACCGCCGCGCTGGACCGTGCCGACGAGGCCCTGCGGCTGCGCCGGCTCACCAGCCGGCTGCTGCACCGGCCCGCCCGTACCGAGGAACTCCTGCTCACCGAGCGGTTCGCCGCGGCCACCGCGCTGTGCGAGGCCAGCGTCGCGCTGCTGTGGGAGGCCCGCCCGCTGTCGTCCCGCGTGGCGGACAGTCCCCGGCGGTTCGCCGATGCCCTGCGCACCGGGGGCTCCCCGGGCCGGCTGTCCGCCCCGGAGGCGAGTACGGCCGCGCGCGGCGCCTTCGACCAGGCGCTGCTGGACGCCGCGGTGGTGTTCGCCCGCCGCGAGCCGCTGCCGGCGCCGCCGCGGCAGCCGGCACCCGCCCCTTCGGGCCGTCCCGCCTGGATGACCCTGCCCGGCTCCGTGCTCCAGGGGGCGCTGGTTGCCGTCGGCGGGCGGACCCGGCGCGGGCGCGGCCTGTTCGGGCCCGCCGGGCGCGACTACGGGCTGCGGGTCGCCGTCTGCATCGCGGCCAGCGCCGCCGTGGCCCTGCTGCTGCGCCCGGAGCACTGGTACTGGCTCCCGGCGACCACCACCTTCCTCGTCAAGCCCGACCTGGGCCCGCTCTTCTCCCGTACGGTCAACCGCTTCGCCGGGACCGTCGCCGGCGTCCTGCTCTTCGCCGCGGCGGGCCTGGTGCCGGCCGGGGCGTGGTGGCCCGCGGTGGTGGCGGGCGCGGGCGGCGCGCTGCTGCCGTTCGCCACGCGCCACTTCGCGCTGCAGACCGTGGCGATCACGCTGATGGTGCTGTCCTTCGTCTACGCCAGCGGCGCCCACGAGGCCGCCGCCGAGCGGGTCGTCGACACCTCCATCGCCTGCGCCATCGTGCTCGTCGTCGGGCATCTGCCCCGGCTCGCCGATCCGCGCCGCCGGGTCGGCCACCGCGTCACCGCGGCGCTGCACGGCACCGAGGAGTACCTCCGGCACGTCCTGGAGTCGGAGCCGGGCACCGACCCCACCCGGCGGCTGGCGCTGCGCCGCGCCGCCTACCGCGCGCTGGGCGAGGCCAGGGCGGCGGCGGAGACCACCGCGGCCGAACTCCTCGCCGCCCGGGACCGCAACCCCGACTGGCTGACCGTCGTCACCGCGGCCGAACGCATCGTGGACGCCGCGACCGCCTGCGCCGTACGCCTGGACCACGGTGCCCACCGCCCGAGCGTGGCCGAGGCCGAGCGGCTGTGCCAGGCGCTGTCCGCCATGGCCGACGCGCTGGAGGACCCGCGCCGGCCCGCCGGCCCGCCGGGCCCCGACCTGCTGCCGGTTCCGGACTGCGCCACCCTCACGGACGTGGCGGCGGAAGTGGAGCGGATCCGCGGCCATGCGGGGGCGCCCTGA
- a CDS encoding YciI family protein: MAKYLLLKHYRGAPAAVNDVPMDQWTPEEISAHVQYMQDFADRLEKTGEFVDGQALAPEGSWVRYDGEGRPPVTDGPFAETKDLIAGWMVIDVDSHERAVELAGELSAAPGAGGKPIHEWLEVRPFLSAPPTITE, encoded by the coding sequence ATGGCCAAGTACCTGCTGCTCAAGCACTACCGTGGCGCTCCGGCCGCGGTCAACGACGTGCCGATGGACCAGTGGACGCCCGAGGAGATCTCGGCGCACGTGCAGTACATGCAGGACTTCGCGGACCGGCTGGAGAAGACCGGCGAGTTCGTCGACGGTCAGGCGCTGGCCCCCGAGGGGAGCTGGGTCCGCTACGACGGCGAGGGGCGTCCGCCGGTCACCGACGGCCCGTTCGCCGAGACCAAGGACCTCATCGCCGGCTGGATGGTGATCGACGTCGACAGCCATGAGCGCGCCGTCGAGCTGGCCGGGGAGCTGTCGGCCGCGCCCGGGGCGGGCGGGAAGCCGATCCACGAGTGGCTGGAGGTGCGCCCCTTCCTGTCCGCGCCGCCCACCATCACGGAGTGA
- a CDS encoding D-alanyl-D-alanine carboxypeptidase family protein yields the protein MRRASAAVVTASAVLTAGALAAPAQAAAPKTPTIVAKGGFVMNNGTGKTLFTKAADTRRSTGSTTKIMTARVVLAQANLDLDAKVTVQKAYSDYIVDNNWASSAKLIVGDKVTVRQLLYGLMLPSGCDAAYALADKFGSGSTRAARVQSFIGKMNSTAKSLGLKNTHFDSFDGIGKGANYSTPRDLTKLASSAMKYSTFRTVVKTKATTQKVTTKSGGYRNMSWENTNALLGSYSGTIGVKTGSGPEAKYCLVFAATRGGKTVIGTVLASSSVVNRTADAKKLMDYGFKK from the coding sequence ATGCGTCGGGCATCCGCGGCCGTCGTCACCGCGAGTGCCGTCCTGACCGCCGGGGCGCTCGCCGCACCGGCACAGGCCGCCGCGCCCAAGACCCCCACGATCGTCGCCAAGGGCGGCTTCGTGATGAACAACGGCACCGGGAAGACCCTCTTCACCAAGGCCGCTGACACCCGTCGCTCCACCGGCTCCACCACCAAGATCATGACGGCTCGGGTGGTGCTGGCACAGGCGAACCTCGACCTGGACGCCAAGGTCACGGTCCAGAAGGCGTACAGCGACTACATCGTCGACAACAACTGGGCCTCCTCGGCCAAGCTGATCGTCGGCGACAAGGTCACCGTCCGCCAGCTGCTGTACGGGCTGATGCTCCCGTCCGGCTGCGACGCGGCGTACGCGCTGGCCGACAAGTTCGGCAGCGGCTCCACCCGGGCCGCGCGCGTGCAGTCGTTCATCGGCAAGATGAACTCCACCGCCAAGTCGCTGGGCCTGAAGAACACGCACTTCGACTCGTTCGACGGCATCGGGAAGGGCGCGAACTACTCGACTCCGCGCGACCTGACCAAGCTGGCGAGCAGCGCGATGAAGTACTCCACCTTCCGTACGGTCGTGAAGACGAAGGCGACCACGCAGAAGGTCACGACGAAGAGCGGTGGCTACCGCAACATGTCGTGGGAGAACACCAACGCCCTGCTCGGCAGCTACTCGGGCACCATCGGCGTCAAGACCGGTTCGGGTCCGGAGGCCAAGTACTGCCTGGTCTTCGCGGCCACCCGGGGCGGCAAGACCGTCATCGGCACGGTTCTGGCCTCCTCCTCGGTGGTCAACCGCACCGCGGACGCGAAGAAGCTGATGGACTACGGCTTCAAGAAGTAG
- a CDS encoding RNA polymerase sigma factor, with protein MDEALLRSLIPGVLAVLVRRGADFAAAEDAVQDALVEAVRVWPADPPRDPKGWLVTVAWRRFLDATRADAARRRREDRVDEEPVPGPVPTSDDTLRLYFLCAHPSLTPASAVALTLRAVGGLTTRQIARAYLVPEATMAQRISRAKRTVSGVRLDRPGDVATVLRVLYLVFNEGYSGDIDLAAEAIRLTRQLAAAIDHPEVAGLLALMLLHHARRAARTAADGSLVPLAEQDRGRWDTAAIAEGVAILQGALARDRLGEYQAQAAIAALHADAPAAEETDWVQIVEWYDELVRLTDSPVVRLNRAVAVGEADGPRAGLAALAELDDAAPGAAGGAHPVPRRTAVAAYLHERDGDPATAARLYAEAAREAPNLAERDHLTRQAARLNSLRGR; from the coding sequence ATGGACGAGGCCCTGCTCCGGAGCCTCATCCCGGGCGTGCTCGCCGTCCTCGTCCGCCGCGGAGCCGACTTCGCGGCGGCCGAGGACGCGGTGCAGGACGCGCTGGTCGAGGCGGTCCGCGTCTGGCCGGCCGATCCCCCGCGGGATCCGAAGGGCTGGCTGGTCACGGTCGCCTGGCGCCGGTTCCTCGACGCGACCCGGGCGGACGCCGCCCGGCGCCGGCGCGAGGACCGCGTCGACGAGGAGCCGGTGCCCGGTCCCGTGCCCACGTCGGACGACACGCTCCGGCTGTACTTCCTGTGCGCCCACCCGTCGCTGACGCCGGCGTCCGCGGTGGCGCTGACGCTGCGCGCCGTCGGCGGGCTGACCACCCGCCAGATCGCGCGGGCCTACCTGGTGCCCGAGGCGACCATGGCGCAGCGCATCAGCCGGGCCAAGCGCACCGTCTCCGGCGTCCGCCTCGACCGGCCCGGTGACGTCGCCACCGTGCTGCGCGTCCTCTACCTGGTCTTCAACGAGGGCTACTCCGGCGACATCGACCTCGCCGCCGAGGCCATCCGGCTCACCCGGCAGCTCGCGGCCGCGATCGACCACCCCGAGGTGGCGGGGCTGCTCGCCCTGATGCTGCTGCACCACGCCCGGCGCGCGGCCCGGACCGCGGCCGACGGCAGCCTGGTGCCGCTCGCCGAGCAGGACCGCGGGCGGTGGGACACCGCGGCGATCGCCGAGGGCGTGGCGATCCTGCAGGGGGCCCTGGCCCGCGACCGGCTGGGCGAGTACCAGGCCCAGGCGGCGATCGCGGCGCTGCACGCCGACGCGCCCGCCGCCGAGGAGACCGACTGGGTGCAGATCGTCGAGTGGTACGACGAGCTGGTGCGCCTGACCGACAGCCCGGTCGTCCGGCTCAACCGCGCGGTGGCCGTGGGCGAGGCGGACGGGCCGCGCGCCGGGCTGGCGGCCCTCGCGGAGCTGGACGACGCGGCCCCGGGCGCTGCGGGCGGGGCGCACCCGGTCCCCCGCCGCACCGCCGTGGCGGCCTACCTCCACGAGCGCGACGGCGACCCGGCGACGGCGGCGCGGCTGTACGCCGAGGCGGCCCGGGAGGCGCCCAACCTCGCCGAGCGCGACCACCTGACGCGCCAGGCCGCCCGGCTCAACAGTCTGCGGGGGCGCTGA
- a CDS encoding FAD-dependent oxidoreductase has translation MASDTGGMDVTVVGGGVIGLTSAIALAEDGHRVRVVSRDAADRTTSAVAGGLCWPYRIRPFERAVRWSVRSFEVLAALAERPQETGARMVTGTMTRAAGDGPDDGRALDGAGDELAAWYAAVPGLRRATAAELPEGDASGWRARTPLVDMPAHLRYLERRLTAAGGTVERHGVASLTEAGRSADVVVNCSGLGARELVPDPDVHPVQGQLVVVENPGIEEWLVSADAGAAETTYVLPQPYGVVLGGTARENAWSREPDPAVAEAIVARCARRFPELAGARVLAHKVGLRPARPAVRLAVEPLPDGTPCVHNYGHGGAGVTVSWGCADEVLRHVRALRDL, from the coding sequence ATGGCGAGCGACACAGGTGGCATGGACGTGACGGTGGTCGGCGGCGGCGTGATCGGGCTGACGTCGGCGATCGCGCTGGCGGAGGACGGGCACCGGGTGCGGGTGGTGAGCCGGGACGCCGCGGACCGGACGACGTCGGCGGTGGCCGGCGGGCTGTGCTGGCCGTACCGCATCCGGCCCTTCGAACGGGCGGTGCGCTGGTCGGTGCGGTCCTTCGAGGTGCTCGCGGCGCTCGCCGAGCGGCCCCAGGAGACCGGCGCCCGGATGGTGACGGGCACGATGACCCGGGCGGCCGGCGACGGACCGGACGACGGCAGGGCCCTGGACGGCGCCGGCGACGAACTGGCCGCCTGGTACGCCGCGGTGCCCGGACTGCGGCGGGCCACCGCGGCGGAGCTCCCCGAGGGGGACGCGTCGGGGTGGCGGGCCCGCACTCCCCTGGTGGACATGCCGGCCCATCTCCGCTACCTGGAGCGACGGTTGACGGCCGCGGGCGGGACCGTGGAGCGGCACGGAGTCGCGTCGCTGACCGAGGCCGGCCGGTCGGCCGATGTGGTGGTGAACTGCTCGGGGCTGGGGGCGCGCGAGCTGGTCCCCGATCCGGACGTGCATCCGGTCCAGGGGCAGTTGGTGGTCGTGGAGAACCCCGGTATCGAGGAGTGGCTGGTGTCCGCCGACGCGGGCGCGGCGGAGACGACGTATGTGCTGCCCCAGCCGTACGGCGTGGTGCTGGGCGGGACCGCGCGGGAGAACGCCTGGTCGCGGGAGCCCGATCCGGCGGTGGCGGAGGCGATCGTGGCGCGCTGCGCGCGGCGCTTCCCCGAGCTGGCCGGGGCCCGGGTGCTGGCGCACAAGGTGGGGCTGCGCCCGGCCCGTCCGGCGGTCCGGCTGGCGGTGGAACCGCTGCCCGACGGCACGCCGTGCGTCCACAACTACGGGCACGGGGGCGCGGGGGTGACCGTGTCGTGGGGGTGCGCGGACGAGGTGCTGCGGCACGTGCGCGCCCTGCGGGACTTGTGA